One stretch of Bradyrhizobium canariense DNA includes these proteins:
- a CDS encoding GMC family oxidoreductase: protein MKRLEGDFDYIVVGAGTAGCIVANRLSANSANRVLILEAGGNDNWIWFHIPVGYLFAIGNPRSDWMFKTEPEAGLNGRSLAYPRGKVIGGSSAINAMISMRGQAADYDHWRQLGLTGWGWNDVLPAFRRLEDHFLGDSEYHGTGGGWRIEAPRLSWAVLDAVGEAAEEMGIRKIPDFNTGDNEGVGYFHVNQKRGRRWSSARGFLKPVLNRPNLRLEKDVLVDRLIVENGRAVGVRFMQGGEMVEARAKGEVILCAGAIGSIQVLHRSGIGPADWLAPLGIETVLDRQGVGRNLQDHLQQRAIYKVEGIRTLNETYYSLVRRGLMGLDYAFRRRGPLTMAPSQLGIFTRSDPHRERANIQFHVQPLSLDKFGDPLHRFPAITVSACNLQPTSRGTVRVRSAQADQAPSIAPNYLSTVEDRQVAADAIRTTRRLMQQPALAPYHPSEFLPGPSVGDDDASLAKAAGDIGTTIFHPVGTAKMGKTSDPTAVVDERLRFLGLAGLRVIDASVMPTITSGNTNTPTAMIADKGAAMILEDAR from the coding sequence ATGAAGCGGTTAGAAGGTGATTTCGACTACATCGTCGTCGGTGCGGGCACCGCGGGCTGCATCGTCGCCAACCGATTGTCGGCCAATTCCGCCAATCGCGTCCTGATCCTGGAGGCCGGCGGCAATGACAACTGGATCTGGTTCCACATCCCGGTCGGCTACCTCTTCGCGATCGGCAATCCCCGCTCGGACTGGATGTTCAAGACCGAACCGGAAGCAGGTCTCAACGGCCGCTCGCTGGCCTATCCGCGCGGCAAGGTGATCGGCGGCTCGTCTGCGATCAACGCCATGATCTCGATGCGCGGGCAAGCGGCCGACTATGATCACTGGCGTCAGCTCGGCCTCACCGGCTGGGGCTGGAATGATGTGTTGCCCGCGTTCCGGCGGCTGGAGGATCATTTTCTCGGAGACAGCGAATATCACGGCACCGGCGGCGGCTGGAGGATCGAGGCGCCACGGCTGTCCTGGGCCGTTCTGGACGCCGTCGGCGAGGCCGCGGAAGAAATGGGGATTCGCAAAATCCCGGATTTCAATACCGGCGACAATGAGGGCGTCGGCTATTTCCACGTCAACCAGAAGCGCGGGCGCCGCTGGTCCTCCGCACGGGGCTTCCTGAAGCCGGTTTTGAATCGCCCCAATCTGCGCCTGGAAAAGGACGTGCTGGTCGATCGCCTGATTGTCGAGAACGGCCGCGCGGTCGGCGTGCGCTTCATGCAAGGCGGCGAAATGGTCGAAGCCCGCGCCAAGGGCGAAGTCATCCTGTGCGCCGGCGCGATCGGATCGATCCAGGTGCTGCATCGCTCCGGGATTGGCCCGGCGGACTGGCTGGCGCCGCTGGGGATCGAAACCGTGCTCGATCGCCAGGGCGTCGGACGCAACCTGCAGGACCATTTGCAGCAACGCGCGATCTACAAGGTCGAAGGCATTCGCACCCTCAACGAGACCTATTACTCGCTGGTGCGGCGCGGCTTGATGGGCCTCGACTATGCCTTCCGCCGCCGCGGCCCATTGACCATGGCGCCGTCCCAGCTCGGAATTTTTACGCGTTCGGATCCGCACCGCGAACGCGCTAACATCCAGTTCCACGTGCAGCCACTGTCGCTCGACAAGTTCGGCGATCCCCTGCACCGCTTCCCGGCGATCACCGTCAGCGCCTGCAACCTGCAACCGACGTCGCGAGGCACCGTGCGCGTTCGCTCCGCGCAGGCCGATCAGGCGCCCTCGATCGCGCCAAACTATCTGTCGACGGTTGAAGATCGCCAGGTTGCCGCCGATGCGATCCGCACCACGCGGCGGCTGATGCAACAGCCCGCGCTCGCGCCCTATCATCCCAGCGAATTTCTGCCGGGCCCATCGGTCGGCGACGACGATGCGTCGCTCGCGAAGGCCGCCGGCGATATCGGCACCACGATTTTTCACCCCGTCGGCACCGCGAAGATGGGCAAGACCAGCGACCCCACCGCCGTCGTCGACGAACGTCTGCGTTTTCTTGGGCTCGCGGGCCTGCGCGTCATCGACGCCTCCGTCATGCCGACGATCACCTCGGGCAATACCAACACCCCGACCGCGATGATCGCCGACAAGGGCGCCGCAATGATCCTTGAGGATGCGCGGTAG